Proteins found in one Macrobrachium nipponense isolate FS-2020 chromosome 35, ASM1510439v2, whole genome shotgun sequence genomic segment:
- the LOC135208733 gene encoding transmembrane protease serine 9-like, with protein sequence MDEYFCGGTLINDRYVITAGHCLYNPMEQGIFKPKDLKVGVGDHVQLSTEDDISKVTTLLEVGDVIVHGKYEVDGLDEDIALIRLKEPLDLTASGAVKPICLPTDVAQTYEGKTGIIVGWGNVDENVLVSSDALMEAKVVIESKKCEEKLPIKVTSGMLCAGTADGSQDACSGDSGGSLVVKEGERHTLVGITSFGYGCGRPDTPGVYTRVTRYLNWIMENTKDAIYCS encoded by the coding sequence ATGGACGAATACTTCTGCGGAGGAACGCTCATCAACGACCGCTACGTCATCACGGCTGGGCACTGCCTCTACAACCcgatggaacagggcatttttaAGCCCAAGGATCTGAAAGTAGGCGTAGGTGACCACGTGCAGCTAAGCACTGAAGACGACATCTCGAAAGTCACGACGCTCCTGGAGGTCGGCGACGTCATAGTCCACGGGAAATACGAAGTCGATGGCCTGGACGAAGACATCGCTCTCATCAGACTGAAAGAGCCTTTGGATCTGACGGCGAGCGGCGCCGTCAAACCCATCTGCCTGCCCACAGATGTAGCCCAGACCTACGAGGGGAAGACGGGTATCATCGTCGGTTGGGGGAACGTTGACGAGAACGTCCTCGTTTCGTCGGACGCCCTCATGGAGGCCAAGGTCGTCATCGAGAGCAAGAAATGCGAGGAAAAGCTCCCGATCAAGGTTACCAGCGGCATGCTCTGCGCTGGGACTGCTGACGGTAGTCAGGACGCCTGTAGTGGAGATTCAGGGGGCTCCCTGGTTGTGAAGGAGGGAGAAAGACACACTCTGGTGGGCATTACTTCTTTTGGATATGGGTGCGGCCGACCAGATACCCCCGGAGTCTACACTAGGGTGACGAGATACCTCAACTGGATTATGGAGAACACGAAGGATGCTATTTATTGTTCATGA